The Haloplanus sp. GDY1 genomic sequence CGCCGGTGGCCGTCCCGAGGCCGATGGCGATGCCCGTCGCTCCCATGTTGCGGCCGTGTGTCCCCTCCAGATCCATGAGCATCGTCATGGCCAGCGAGAAGGCGCCGACGGTCGCCGCGCCCTGGAACGCCCGGAGCGCCAGCACGGCGGCGAAGGGGAGGTCGAAACTGACCGGCAGAGTCGCCAGCAGCAGGTAGCCGACGGCGCCGAGGAGGGCGCCCGCGGCGACGAAGGGGATCCGCCGGCCGGCGGCGTCGCTCGCCATCCCCCAGGGGACGGCGAAGACGACGAAGGCCGCGAACTCGGCGGCCAGGAACCACATGCTCGCGTCGAGGTCGGTCTCGGCGCCGAGCGCGCCGACGAGCGCGTCGATCCCGGGGTAGAGGAGGACCTGTGCCAGCAGGGTGGCGTACACGACGCCGGCGAGCGCGACGCGACTGCGAGTTCGGGACACGACTCTCCGTCGTCGGAAGGCCGTGATCCACCCCCTACTGTCTTTCGGGCTCGAAGTTGCGACGAATTCTAGACGGAGTTCGGGCGAACCTTGGAAAATCGCTTACTCCGTCGCTCGCGTCCGGGGCAGTATGGACCCCACACACGACCCGGGACGACGCGCCAGTGACCCGCGGCCGGAGGGGACGCCGTGACCCCGGCGGCGTGGCGGCGACGCCTCCTCGCCGCCGCCGTCGCCCTCGCGGGCGGCGTCGCCGCCGTCGCCGGATCGTACGCCGTCGTCGGCGACGCCCCCGCCTTCGTCGCGGCGCCGATAGCGAACCTGACCGTCACGCTCGCGCCCGGCGTCCTCGTCACGTTCGCCATCACCGTCCTCGGCGACCTGGGGAGCAAACTGGCGTACGCGTCGGGGCTTGCGGTCACCGCGGCCCTCCTCGGCGTCGTCGTCGCGGCCGGCCGCCTGGCCGCGGCCCGGATCGACCGCCCGCTGCTCGCGCCCGCGGCCGTCGCCCTCGCCGTCGGCGCCGTCGCCGGCGTCCTCGCCGGCGCGCTCGACTCGGCGGTCGGCGCGGCGGTCGGCGCGGCGCTCGTCGCGACCGTCGCGGACCTCGGGGGCGACGCGGGCACCCCGACCGACGACGGTCGGCGCGCGCTCCTCTCGGGGGCGGCCGCCCTCGCCGTCGCCGCCCTCGGGGTCGGCGGCCGACGGGCGTTCGCACCCTCGGACCCGACCCCGACGACGCCGGTCCCCGACGACGTGGCGGCCCTCCTCGCGGAGGCGGAGGGGAAGTCGCTCGCAGTCGAGGGGCTGGAACCCCTCGTCAGCGATCACTTCTACCGGGTGGACATCGCCAACGTCGACCCCGATCCCGCCCGCGAGGACTGGTCGCTGCGGATCCACGGCGCCGTCGGCGAGGAGACGACCTACACCTTCGCGGACGTCGAGGCGATGGAACACGAACACCGGTTCGAGACGCTTCGCTGCGTCGGCGAGTCGCTCAACGGGCGCAAACTCGACACCGCCGTCTGGACGGGCGTCCCGCTGATGGGCCTGCTGGAGCCGGCCGACCTCCAGGGGGAGTACGTGATGCTCCGGGCGGCCGACGGCTACTACGAGGAGTTCCCGGTCGCGGCGCTCGAAACCGGCTTCCTCGCGGTGGGGATGAACGGACAACCGCTCCCCCGCGCCCACGGCGCGCCCGCCCGGGCGCTCATCCCGGGCCACTGGGGCGAGATCAACGTCAAGTGGCTCACCGAGATCGAGATTCTGGACGAACCGGCGACGGGCTACTGGGAGGAGCGCGGCTGGCACGGCACCGGCCCCGTGAACACCGTCGCGAAGCTGTGGGCGACGAACCGCCTCGACGACGGCCGGATCGAAGTGGCCGGGCCGGCCTACGCCGGCACCCGGGGGATCGAGTCGGTCGAGGTGTCGACCGACGGCGGCGACACCTGGACCGAGGCCGACCTCTCCACCCCGCTCCCCGGCGAGGACGTGTGGCGCCAGTGGGTGTATCGCTACGAGGCCACTGGCCCCCACGAGGTGGTCGTCCGTGCTATCGACGGCACCGGCACCCTCCAGCCCGAAGACGAGCGGCGGGCCTTCCCCAGCGGGCCGAGCGGGTGGGTCAGCCGGTCGGTCGACCCCGACGCGCTGTGAGCCGGGCGAACAGTTTTGCCCGCGCCACCACCACCACACCACGGCCGCCGATGGAGAAGGCACTCTGGTATCTGCTCGCCGGGACGCGCGGCGGGAAGAACCGCGCGCGCATCATCCGCCTCCTCGACGAGCGGCCGCGCAACGCCAACCAGTTGCACGAGGAACTCGGCCTCGATTACAACTCGGTCCGCCACCACCTCGACATGCTCGAAGACCACGGCGTGATCGAGAGCGGCGACCAAGAGTACGGCCGACTCTACTTCCTCACCGACCGGTTCGACAGCCATCGCGACCGGTTCGAGGAGATCACGGAGCACGTCTGACATGGCACCCATGACCCCCACCCTGACCATCGCGAGCGCCCTCTCGGCGCTGAACATCGCGCTGCTCGCCGCCCTGCTTTCCGTCTGGTGGCGCAACTACCGGCAGTTCGGCACACCGCTCACGCTCGGCCTCGTCGCCTTCGCCCTCGTCCTCGCCGTCGAGAACGTCGTGGCCATCGGCTTTTTCTTCAGCTCCGGGATGCTCTACGCCGCCGATCCGGGCGCCCAGACGGCCGTCCTCGCGATGCGCGCCCTCCAGTTCGTCGCGCTCGCCTTCCTCACCTACGTGACGATGCGGTGAGGTGAAGTGGCTCGGCCCCCGTCTCCCGGTATGGCTCGTGACGCCCTCCTCACGACCGAGACGAAGGTGATCGTCCTGTTCATGGTTCTCGGGCTCACCGCCTGGTACCTGGTCCAGCAGGTCACGACGAACTCCGTCCTCGATTTCGTCGCGCTGATCGGTATCGGCGTCCTCGCCCCCACGCTCGTCAACGAGTGGCGGCGGCGACGCTCGGCGGACTAACCCGTTTCGAGCCGTTCGTACTCCTCGATGCGTTCGCCCGCCGCCAGCGCCACGGGTTCGAGCCGGCGCACTCGCTTGACCGTCCGCGCGCCGACGATCCGGGGTGCGACGAACCGCGGCCACCCGCCGTCGCCCGCCCGCGCCGGGCCGTCGACCCGCGCCTCGGCGAGGACCCCGCCGACGGCGTCCGCGAGGGCGACGCAGGCGACGTGCTCGTCGGGGCCGTGGATCCGGAGGTGGGTGGCCGGACACCCCTCCGGCAGTCGGTCGAGCACCCACCCGACCGGGACGCCCCGCCACTCGCCGGTCCACCGGTCGCCGCTCGCACACCGGAAGGAGGCGCTCACGGCCGTCCGCGGCGCCGCCCCGAGGTCGACGGGACCGACGCCGTCGAGCGTCACGCGCCGGTCGGCGGCGGCCTCACTCCCCGCCACGGGCGGTCACCTCCCCGGCACCGGCACCGGCGTCGCTCTCGGCGGGCAGTTCGAGCAGCCACCGCTCGGGGCCGAGGCGGTCGATCACCCGGGGGTCGTCCCCGTCCGGGAGCGCCTCGCGGACCGCCGCCGGCGCCGTCGCGGTGACGAACCGCAGCGACTCGCCGGGGTCGAGCGCCGCCCGCTCGGCGCCGAGTTGCTCCCGGGCCGCCCGCGCGGGCACGCCCCGGAGGTCGAGCGCCTCCGGCGGGACGGGGTCGGTCGCCGTCGCCTCGCGGACGGCCCGCGCCAGTTCCGCCGCCCGGTCGCCGGCCGTCTCCGGGTCCGCGAGCGCCGGGTCGACCGGGAAGGAGTCGAGGACCGGCGCCGAGAACGCCTCGCCGACGTCGCTCGTCGGGAAGACGGCGTGTTCGGTCCCGCAGTCCGGACACGTCGCCGCGGTCATGTTGGGGACGACGCCGAGGACGGGGACGCCCTCCTCGCGGAACAGGCGTTCGCTGCGGACGGTGTCGCCGACGGCCGAGGGATCGGGCGTCGTCACGAGGACGGCCCCGGTGAGCGGGAGCGCCGACAGGCTCGTCAGCACCACGTCGCCCGTCCCCGGCGGGAGGTCGACCACCAGCGTGTCGAGGTCGCCCCACGCCGTCTCGGCACAGAGGTCCGTCAGCGCCTCGTGGGCCATCGCCCCCCGCCACGCCACCGGGTCGTCGCCAGCGAGCAACCCGACGCTCATGGTCGCGATTCCGTCGGCGTCGACGGGCGCCGCGTCCCCGGCCTCCGTCGTCGTCACGGGGCCGGAGACGCCGAGGCGCGCCGGCACGTTCGGCCCGTGGAGGTCGGCGTCGAACAGCCCCACCGACTCGCCCGCGGCGTCGAGCGCCCGGGCCAGCGCGACGGCCACCGTGGTCTTCCCGACGCCGCCCTTCGCGCTGGCGACGGCGACGACGCGGTCGACGTCCGGGAGCGGGACCGTCCCGTCGCCCCGTCCCGCGTCGTGACCCTGCGGCCGGCCGCTCGCGGGGCGCTCCCCGTCGTCAACGCGGACGCCCTCGACGCCCGGCACCGAGAGGACCGCCTCCCGGACGGACGCCTCGACCTCCTCGGCCGCCGGCGCGGGGAGTCCCGCGAACTCGACGGCGACCCGAACCTCGCCGTCGCGACACGACAGGCCGGTCACGAGCCCCGACTCCAGCACCCCGGCGCCGAGGTCCGGATCCTCGACGTCCGAGAGCGCCGCCTCGATCCGGTCGCGGAGCGAGGGGTCGTCGCCGTCCCCGTGCCCGCCACAGCCACACTCCTCGCGCATCTCACCACACCTCCCCCTCGGGGACGCCGCCGTCGTCCTCGTCCACCAGGGTCCCGCCGTAGGGCCGGAAGTCGACGTCGTAGGCCCCGTCGACGGCCTCGAGGGCGTCCTCGCGCTCGGCGATGGTGTCGGTGTCGAAGCCGACGGCTTCGAGCGCACCGACCAGGTCCGACTCGTCGAGGCGGCCGGCCGCGAACCCGTCGGCGACCCCGTCGCGGATGCGGTCGGCGTTGCGCCGGCACCGCTTCGCGTCCGCGAACCGCTCGCGGGCCTCGCCCGACAGGTCCGCCCGGTCCAGCGGGACGGCCGCCAGTCGCTCGACCGCGCGCTCGTCGTACTCGGCCGCCATCTCCAGCAGTTCGGCCGCCTGCTCGCGGGCCGAGAGCGCCGCCCACGCCTCGCGGGCGTCGTCCGCGACGACGCTCTCGACCACCTCGGCCCAGTCGGTGTCCCGCTCCGCGTCCTCGAACGCCTCGGCGACGAACGCCGCGACGTGGTCGTCGGGGACGGCGACGCCGAGGGACTCCCGCGCGCCGTCGCCGTCCGCGTCGCCGCCGTTCTCGCCGCCCGATCCGCCGGTCGCGTCGAGTTCGTACTCCTCGGTCATGGTCTGTCACTCCGCGGTGATCGGTCGACCGCACGGGGCGTGCTCCCCGTCTCGAACTGCGGGCCCTCGCCGTCGCCCCCGCCGGGCGGCGCCGGCGACGGAACCTCCACGTCCACCGCGTCGGGGTCGCGACCCCGTGCGTCGGCGATGGCCCGCTTCGCCGCCCGCTGGACGTCGCTGGATCGGTCGTCGATTCCCTGGGTCTCCAGCGCCTCGACGGCGCGGTCGGTGCCGAGGCGGCCGAGGCTCGTCGCCGCGTTCGCCCGCACCAGCGCCTCGGGGTCCCGCGCCAGCACCGCCGCGAGCACCGTCACCGTCTCCGCGACGGTCCCGGGGGTGTGACCCAGGAACTCCGCGGCGTACTCCCGGACCGAGGCGTGGCCGTCGGTCTTCAGGCACTCGCGGAGCAGGTCCGCGTCGGCCGCCCCGAGCTTGCCGAGCGCGACCAGCGCGTTCCGCCGGACGAACCCGCTCGGGTCGTCGAGGCGGTTCCGGAGCGGGTCGGTCGCCGCCTCGCCCTCGGCCCGCGAGAGCGCGACGACCGCCTCCGCGCGCACCCACTCGTCGTCGTCGCCGGTCGCCGCCCGGAGCCGTTCCGGCGCGGCGCCGGCGTTGCCGAGCGCCTCGACCGCGAACTGCCGCACGTCGGCGTCGGGGTCGTCCCCGACGCGGGCGGCGAGGGCGTCGACCGTCGCGGCGTCGAGGCCGTCCGTCGCGGCGTCGACGAGACCCAGCGCCGCCTCGCGCCGCGCCGCCGCGTCGTCGGCGTCGAGGCGGTCACGCAGCGCCGCCTCGTCGGCCGCCGGCGCCCGCCCCCGCGCGCTCCAGTTGGCGTGTGGGTCGTCGGTCATCCGTCCCTCCTGATGCTCCGGTAGGCGAAGGCCCACGCGACGACGGTGGCGACGAGGACCGCCAGCAGGCCGTCGCGGAACTGTTCGGAGATGAAGGGCGCGTCTCCCGAGGTGGCCGCGTCGCCGCCCGTCGAGGCGGCGGTGGCGCCACCGCCACCGCTCGCACCGCCGCCACCGCCGGAGCCGCCGCCCGCGGCCGCGAGTTCGCCGGACGACGGATCGAGCGTGCTGAACTGGAGCGTGATGGACTTCTGACCGTTCACCTCGTCCGCGCTCCCGTTCCAGACCGCGAAGGCGAGATACACCTGCTCGCCGTTCAGGCTCGCGTCGTACTGGCCGTCCGTCGAGCGCTCGCGGACGAACACCACCTCCCAGCCGTCGGCCGTGCGCGTGGCGTCCGCCCGGACGTTCTGGGCGGGGGCGTGGCTCAGGGAGCCGTACCCCTTGGCGTAGTAGTTCTGTGCGAGGCGGTCGTACTCCCGCTTCGAGAGGGGATTGCCCGCGGCGGCACCGGGTTTCGTCGTCTCGTTCGGGTGGGGGTAGGCGTACATGTCGCCGGTCCAGTCGGCGGTGCCGTCGCGGGGCCCGTACTCCCAGCTCGCCCGCCAGTACCAGATGTCGACGGGCGTGCCGGCGGCGCCCATCGTGATGGGGGGTTGCGAGCCGGTGCGGAGCATGACGGCGGCGGCGTCGGCGTAGGACCGCGGCGCCGCGATGCTCGTGTCGTTCGTCGGGTCGGTCCACGAGAGCTTGATGGCGACGTGGCTCTCGTTGCCCATCGCCCGAACCGTCAGTTCGTCGACGCTCCCGCCGCCGAAGGGGAGCGCCATCCGCTGTCTGCTGAGCTGGACCGTCCGGCTCGGCGCCTCGGACCACGCCGGCGCCGTCGCCTGCCGGGGCACCGTGTCGGCCACCGCCATCGGCTGCTGGCCGCTCGTCGCCACGGCCGCGACGCCCACCTGCGCCGTCGAGACGCCGAGGGCGACGACGAGGGCGACGACCGTCGCACGGGCCGCCGCCCGCCGGTCGAGAGCGATCACGGCGCCTCACCCCCCTCGTCGTCCGGGACCGCCAGCCCCGGCGGGTGGGCCTCGACGTCCGTCTCGACCAGCGCCTCCGCGAGGTCGACCGTCGCGCGGTAGGCGGTCGCCGCGGGGCCGAGGGCGTCGTCGTCCGCGCCGCCCCCGTG encodes the following:
- a CDS encoding HEAT repeat domain-containing protein → MTDDPHANWSARGRAPAADEAALRDRLDADDAAARREAALGLVDAATDGLDAATVDALAARVGDDPDADVRQFAVEALGNAGAAPERLRAATGDDDEWVRAEAVVALSRAEGEAATDPLRNRLDDPSGFVRRNALVALGKLGAADADLLRECLKTDGHASVREYAAEFLGHTPGTVAETVTVLAAVLARDPEALVRANAATSLGRLGTDRAVEALETQGIDDRSSDVQRAAKRAIADARGRDPDAVDVEVPSPAPPGGGDGEGPQFETGSTPRAVDRSPRSDRP
- a CDS encoding ArsR/SmtB family transcription factor; the encoded protein is MEKALWYLLAGTRGGKNRARIIRLLDERPRNANQLHEELGLDYNSVRHHLDMLEDHGVIESGDQEYGRLYFLTDRFDSHRDRFEEITEHV
- a CDS encoding molybdopterin-dependent oxidoreductase produces the protein MTPAAWRRRLLAAAVALAGGVAAVAGSYAVVGDAPAFVAAPIANLTVTLAPGVLVTFAITVLGDLGSKLAYASGLAVTAALLGVVVAAGRLAAARIDRPLLAPAAVALAVGAVAGVLAGALDSAVGAAVGAALVATVADLGGDAGTPTDDGRRALLSGAAALAVAALGVGGRRAFAPSDPTPTTPVPDDVAALLAEAEGKSLAVEGLEPLVSDHFYRVDIANVDPDPAREDWSLRIHGAVGEETTYTFADVEAMEHEHRFETLRCVGESLNGRKLDTAVWTGVPLMGLLEPADLQGEYVMLRAADGYYEEFPVAALETGFLAVGMNGQPLPRAHGAPARALIPGHWGEINVKWLTEIEILDEPATGYWEERGWHGTGPVNTVAKLWATNRLDDGRIEVAGPAYAGTRGIESVEVSTDGGDTWTEADLSTPLPGEDVWRQWVYRYEATGPHEVVVRAIDGTGTLQPEDERRAFPSGPSGWVSRSVDPDAL
- a CDS encoding P-loop NTPase, which encodes MREECGCGGHGDGDDPSLRDRIEAALSDVEDPDLGAGVLESGLVTGLSCRDGEVRVAVEFAGLPAPAAEEVEASVREAVLSVPGVEGVRVDDGERPASGRPQGHDAGRGDGTVPLPDVDRVVAVASAKGGVGKTTVAVALARALDAAGESVGLFDADLHGPNVPARLGVSGPVTTTEAGDAAPVDADGIATMSVGLLAGDDPVAWRGAMAHEALTDLCAETAWGDLDTLVVDLPPGTGDVVLTSLSALPLTGAVLVTTPDPSAVGDTVRSERLFREEGVPVLGVVPNMTAATCPDCGTEHAVFPTSDVGEAFSAPVLDSFPVDPALADPETAGDRAAELARAVREATATDPVPPEALDLRGVPARAAREQLGAERAALDPGESLRFVTATAPAAVREALPDGDDPRVIDRLGPERWLLELPAESDAGAGAGEVTARGGE
- a CDS encoding molybdopterin-dependent oxidoreductase translates to MAGSEAAADRRVTLDGVGPVDLGAAPRTAVSASFRCASGDRWTGEWRGVPVGWVLDRLPEGCPATHLRIHGPDEHVACVALADAVGGVLAEARVDGPARAGDGGWPRFVAPRIVGARTVKRVRRLEPVALAAGERIEEYERLETG
- a CDS encoding ethylbenzene dehydrogenase-related protein, coding for MIALDRRAAARATVVALVVALGVSTAQVGVAAVATSGQQPMAVADTVPRQATAPAWSEAPSRTVQLSRQRMALPFGGGSVDELTVRAMGNESHVAIKLSWTDPTNDTSIAAPRSYADAAAVMLRTGSQPPITMGAAGTPVDIWYWRASWEYGPRDGTADWTGDMYAYPHPNETTKPGAAAGNPLSKREYDRLAQNYYAKGYGSLSHAPAQNVRADATRTADGWEVVFVRERSTDGQYDASLNGEQVYLAFAVWNGSADEVNGQKSITLQFSTLDPSSGELAAAGGGSGGGGGASGGGGATAASTGGDAATSGDAPFISEQFRDGLLAVLVATVVAWAFAYRSIRRDG